From the genome of Candidatus Binatia bacterium, one region includes:
- a CDS encoding respiratory nitrate reductase subunit beta: MNMGTVTTAKRQLAWVFDLNKCIGCQTCSVACKVHWVGEDPGTEPMWWMTVNTQPGRGTPRDWETMGGGYDASGKLSLGRLPTDEEVGGGWKFNYDEVLRGGHGRKAHLHKTGDAKSWGMNWDEDEGGGEFPNAYFFYLPRLCNHCTHPSCVEACPHDALFKRAEDGLVLRDEDACKGAQMCRRACPYKKIYFNKERGVSQHCIGCFPRIDQGVAPACVRQCPGRAAFIGFLDDEGSAVHRLVRKWKVAIPLHPERGTEPNVYYVPPLSPAPLRADGSFDESADRIPPDYLESLFGPEVHGVVDALKAELDKKRRGQGSEILDQLILYRWTDALGHLTRDPADIVQS; the protein is encoded by the coding sequence ATGAACATGGGAACGGTGACCACGGCTAAACGCCAGCTCGCGTGGGTTTTCGATCTGAACAAGTGCATCGGCTGTCAGACTTGCTCGGTGGCGTGCAAGGTGCACTGGGTCGGGGAGGATCCCGGGACCGAGCCGATGTGGTGGATGACGGTGAACACGCAGCCCGGCCGCGGCACGCCGCGCGACTGGGAAACCATGGGCGGCGGGTACGATGCCAGCGGCAAGCTGTCGCTCGGCCGGCTGCCGACGGACGAGGAAGTCGGCGGCGGCTGGAAGTTCAACTACGACGAAGTGCTGCGCGGCGGGCACGGTCGCAAGGCGCACCTGCACAAGACCGGTGACGCCAAGTCCTGGGGCATGAACTGGGACGAGGACGAGGGCGGCGGCGAGTTTCCCAACGCGTACTTCTTCTACCTGCCGCGCCTCTGCAACCACTGCACGCACCCCTCGTGCGTCGAGGCCTGCCCGCACGATGCGCTGTTCAAGCGGGCGGAGGACGGACTGGTGCTGCGCGACGAAGACGCCTGCAAGGGCGCGCAGATGTGCCGCCGCGCCTGCCCGTACAAGAAGATTTACTTCAACAAGGAACGCGGCGTCAGCCAGCATTGCATCGGTTGCTTCCCACGCATCGATCAGGGCGTCGCCCCCGCCTGCGTCCGGCAGTGCCCCGGCCGGGCGGCTTTCATCGGCTTCCTCGATGACGAGGGCTCGGCCGTCCACCGCCTGGTCCGCAAGTGGAAGGTCGCGATTCCGCTCCACCCGGAGCGGGGTACCGAGCCGAACGTGTACTACGTTCCGCCCCTGTCGCCGGCGCCGCTGCGCGCGGACGGGAGCTTCGACGAGTCCGCCGACCGCATTCCGCCCGACTATCTCGAGTCGCTGTTCGGACCCGAAGTCCACGGCGTGGTCGACGCGCTCAAGGCGGAACTGGACAAGAAACGCCGCGGTCAGGGCTCGGAGATTCTGGATCAGCTCATTCTGTACCGCTGGACCGATGCCCTGGGTCACCTGACGCGCGACCCGGCCGACATCGTGCAGAGTTAG